GGGTCCAGCAGGGCCTTGTAGGCCTCCAGGAGGCGCGGGTCGTCGATGCGCTCGGGTTCGACGATCCACACGTGGACCTCGTCGGGGCGCAGGTCGAGGGGCGTGGAGGAAGGGGACACCGTCATGTCGCGCAGGCAATCAGGAACCGCCGCGCCTGTCACGGGGGCTGGTCCGGCCGCTCGGCGGGCGCGTAGGCTTCGCGGCCCCAAGCCCCGGGAGGGACACGCATGGACCTGACCACCGCGACGACGAAGCTCCAGGCGCTGCGCCGGGACATGACGGGCCACACGGACCGGAACGACGAGCGCCGCATCCTGGACCTGCTGGAGGGCGCCACCAGCGAAGAGCTGAACTTCCTCCTGTCCAACGTGGACCTGGTGCGCCTGCTGTCGGACCTGGATGACCGGCTGGTGGGCCCGGACCACCACACGGAGCTGCTGGACCTCCTGTGCACGCGCCGGGCGGCGGAGCTGTCCCTGCCGGTGCGCGCGTCCTTGGCCACCGCGCTCCAGAAGGGCGCCACGCACGCCCAGGCGGAGGCGCGGCTGCGCGACCTGTTCCTGGGGCTGAAGGGCCGCGAGCTGACCGGGTTCAAGAACCTGCTGGAGGCGGGCGGCGAGTACCACGACCTGCACAAGCTGGTGTTCGACGACGTGGATGACGTGGTGCTGCGCGCGGAGCTGCTCACCCACTTCCAGCGCGAGGCGGACGCCTTCCCCAGCGGCGAGAACAAGGTCCTGAGCGACATCGACGACACGTTCTTCGCCAACTGGGTGGACAAGCGCTACCCGCCGAAGACGGTGTACCCGGGCGTGCTCGCGTTCTACCAGGAGCTGGACCGGGGGCCGGGCATCATCCCGGGCCGCGCGGGCGACCTCGTCTTCGTGAGCGCGCGTCCGCAGGATCCGCTGGGCCTCATCGAGAACGCGACGCTGGACTCGCTGAGCAAGCGCGGCGTGCCGCTGGCGGTGATGCTCTCCGGCAGCTTCTTCTACCTCGTGGGCAACACGCGCATCGCGCAGAAGAAGTTCGAGAACTTCGAACAGTACGCGCGCCTCTTCCCCGAGTACGGCTTCGTCTTCGTGGGCGACAGCGGCCAGGGCGACGTGGAGTTCGGCGCCCGCATGCGCGAGTCCCTGCCCCAGGCGGTGCGCGCCGTGTTCATCCACGACGTGGTGGCGACGCCGCCGGAGCAGCGAGACGCCTGGCGCGCGAAGCACGTCTTCTTCTTCGACACGTACGTCGGCGCGGCGGTGGACGCGTTCCACGCGGGCGTCATCTCCCGGGACGGCGTGGACCGCATCGCCGCCGCCGCGACCGAATCGCTGGCGGCCATCGCCTTCTCCTCCCCTGCCCTGCGTCAGGCGCGCGAGGCGGAGCTGGAGCGAGACCTGACCCTGGCGCGGGCCCTGCCGCGCACGCAGCCCACTTGATCATCCACCCGGCGGCCACGTCCCCCGCGGCCGTCATCCCTCCGAAAAGGCCCCACCCATGCGCCGCTTCCTTGCCCTGACGTCCGCCGCCGCCCTCTCCCTCTTCTGTGCCGCATGCGGCTCGGATGACACGGACGAGGGGCAGTTCAAGAACGCGCGCGCCAACGTCACGGGCACGCACCCCGTCCTGATGACGCTGTCCGTCTCCGGCGTCTCCGAGACCCCTGAACCGTCAGCGACCAACCTGATCCTGACCGAGGACGCGGACAATGACCGCCTGAACGTGGACCTCCTGTTCTTCGATTGCGACCTCACCGCGACCATGACGGGCGAAACCACCTTCACGGTGAACCCGGGCTCCTGCGTCTTCCCGCTGCCAGAGGAGGTGGAGATGGATTGCGACATCGCCTTCGAGATCACCGGCGGCACGGGTGGGAAGGCTTCCAAGGGCGCCAAGGTCGGGGCGACCCTCAACGGCAACTACAAGATGACCTGCCCCGAGCTGGGCGTGCCCGTCAGCATGCCCATGACCATCCTGCTGGTCGGCACCTGAAGCACGCCTCCGCCGCGCGAGGCCTGAGCCCGCGCTGAAAGCCCGCGCCGCCCGGTTTCCATCACCGGGCAGCCCACCGGTCCCGGACAGTTGGCGGGACGTACGAGGCACCCCAACCTTCCGTGCGCTTCACAGGGGTGGAGCGGCCGTCTGGGGACGGAAGGAAGGGCTCCGGGAGGTTCCCGGGGCCCTTCCGGGGCGTGAGGGGGCGCGCGGGACCGATGGAACTGTTTCCCATCCATTTGCTGTTCATCGTCGTCTTGATGAACCGCTACATCCTCGGCCCCTTCCTGCGGCGGCTGAAGGGGCGGCGGTTCGAGCGGGTGGATGACACCTACCGCCCGAGAGTCGCCATCGTCATTCCGTTGTTCAACGAAGGCCAGGGCATCTACCACACGGTCAAGGCGCTGCTGGACCAGGACTATCCCAGCGAGCTCTTGGAGATCATCGTCGTGGATGACTGCTCGCGCGACGACAGCTTCGCGTGGGCCACCAAGGCCGCGGAGGGCCACCCCAACGTCCGGGTGATGCGCAACCCGGAGAACATGGGCAAGCGCAAGGGCATCAACCGGGGCGTCCGCGCCGCGGAGGACGCGGAGATCATCGTCTCCGTGGACTCGGACGTGGTGGTGGAACGCAGCGCCGTGCGCCAGCTCATCCGCCGCTTCGTGCACCCCAACGTGGCCGCGGTGGGCGGGCGCACCTTCGTCAGCAACCGTCACCAGAACTGGCTGACGCGGATGATTGAAATCAAGTTCCACTTCGCCCAGAAGTGGCTGAAGGACCTGGAGCGCTCGTTCCGCCAGGTGATGTGCCTGTCCGGTTGCCTGACGGCGTATCGCCGCTCGGTGCTGCTGGAGCTGGAGCCCATCCTGGAGTCGCGCGCCATCGCGGGCATCCCCATCAAGTACGGCGAGGACCGCTTCCTCACGCGGCAGATCGTCAAGCACGACTACGAGACGGTCTACACGCTGGACGCGTTCTGCTTCACCGCCGCGCCCTCCACGCTCGCGGGCTACTTCAGTCAGCAGCTGCGCTGGCGGCGCTCCAACCTGGTGGACCTCATCTGCGGCCTGTCGCACGCGTGGCGGCTGCACCCGGTCATCACCGTGCACTACGTGT
This DNA window, taken from Corallococcus coralloides DSM 2259, encodes the following:
- a CDS encoding phosphatase domain-containing protein encodes the protein MDLTTATTKLQALRRDMTGHTDRNDERRILDLLEGATSEELNFLLSNVDLVRLLSDLDDRLVGPDHHTELLDLLCTRRAAELSLPVRASLATALQKGATHAQAEARLRDLFLGLKGRELTGFKNLLEAGGEYHDLHKLVFDDVDDVVLRAELLTHFQREADAFPSGENKVLSDIDDTFFANWVDKRYPPKTVYPGVLAFYQELDRGPGIIPGRAGDLVFVSARPQDPLGLIENATLDSLSKRGVPLAVMLSGSFFYLVGNTRIAQKKFENFEQYARLFPEYGFVFVGDSGQGDVEFGARMRESLPQAVRAVFIHDVVATPPEQRDAWRAKHVFFFDTYVGAAVDAFHAGVISRDGVDRIAAAATESLAAIAFSSPALRQAREAELERDLTLARALPRTQPT
- a CDS encoding glycosyltransferase; protein product: MELFPIHLLFIVVLMNRYILGPFLRRLKGRRFERVDDTYRPRVAIVIPLFNEGQGIYHTVKALLDQDYPSELLEIIVVDDCSRDDSFAWATKAAEGHPNVRVMRNPENMGKRKGINRGVRAAEDAEIIVSVDSDVVVERSAVRQLIRRFVHPNVAAVGGRTFVSNRHQNWLTRMIEIKFHFAQKWLKDLERSFRQVMCLSGCLTAYRRSVLLELEPILESRAIAGIPIKYGEDRFLTRQIVKHDYETVYTLDAFCFTAAPSTLAGYFSQQLRWRRSNLVDLICGLSHAWRLHPVITVHYVSQLALLLSYPVVIVHNLLNGEFWDILAFHFLVIGLLGFIYRMETRYLPEDRRVHPVSFLPMALLMPVTYALFTPLALLTLDSGSWETRGGPTTAPAPSPVPAPAKLTSNSAGEGTPS